AGAGACTTTTTACTTGGGActaaaaaagtcctaggactttttaaaCAAACAGGGCCCCAATCCAATCACCTTTGCTTCTCTGCGTGATGCGCCCACGCAAAGAGAATCAATTCCGCACCAGAAATGTCGGGACTACCacaatgcccccccccccccccccaatcctTGCCCGCCGACCTTCTTTTCCTTAAGAGGTGGCGCCTGACCGGCCACCGCTCTACTACGTCCCCGCTCCTCTGTTTGAGGTGGCGCAAGTTGTGGGTCGCTAAGTTGATCACACGTTGACCACCACCTCTGgatcctccgcctcccgctccgaCGGCACTTTAGACATCTCTATCGGGTCCATGTGGTAGTGGACGGTGAAAAGGGCGGGAAATGGGGGTGGAGGGCAGCAACAATCGAAGCGGAGAGGGTGTGAAACCACGGGCTTTGGCCCTGAAATAGTATGAGCGAAATATGCGGGATTCGGTGGGCTTTTGGATGAGCCGGGTGTGTTAGAATCCTACGTTGTGGAGGTCCCGGAGCCCACAAACATCCCCTCAATTTGGTGTCGGTTTGTGTAAATTCGCGTCCGTGCGGCGTTTGCGGCACGATGTTGGACGGTAAAAAACTTCTGGACACCGCGGTCCAGATGTGTAGTACATCTTACTAATAGATCGAAAGAAATTAAAAGAAACACTCATACCCCTCAAGTTCTAGTATGCCACAACAAGAACACCGACAAAAATAAAATGACGAAAAGAAGCATAAATTAGGGGGCAGCTAGCTGAAGCAGACCAACCTCAAAGAGGTAGCAGTACTATCTTCGATTCGGTTCGAGTATACAAACACTGAAATTCAAACCAGCGAAAAGAATAAATACTACTCCACTATACTCATGATTGATTGGTGGTTTTCCTCTTACTACTCCACTATACGCAAAAGAAGAAATACTACTCAATTCTATTTTGAAATGGAGGGAATATTACATTTtaacaaaagaaaaacaaggcAGGAGAGGAATGCCCCATCCGCCCGCATTATGATGATCACGCGGCCGTATCTCCGGGGCCAGCATCCAATCCAATCACCTCTGCTTCTCCTCTGCGCGCGCGCTGCGCCCACCCCAAGAGAATCAATTCCCCACCAGAACTGTCGGGAGGCCCCGCCTGCCAGAAGCCCAAGAACCCATGGACGCCCAGCGCAGATGGACCGGACCGCCGTAGAGATCGCCATGCTTCTTATTTatttattcatttttctctcgTGGGTCGTGTGCTCCTGCCGCCCTGTCACCGTCACACTTACGCCGACCAACCAAGTAACCACCGTACTTCGCGAATCCAAGCTAGGCGAGACGAGTAGTAGTAATTAAAGTGGCATTGTAGTTGGAAGTTTTTTGAATGAATGTTTACGCGTCCTTCTTCCTACGTGCATGGTCGTGCCGGCCGGAACGAGTCACCGAGAGGACAAAGATGGCCGGCCCCGGCCGGAGAGCGACCGCGTACTGTTGTCTTGTCCAGGCATTTGGTTCCGGCCGCCGGCCGGCCGGGCTCTTGACCTCTTCTTGCGGGTCGGCCGTGGCCGGAGCAAAAAAACCTTGGACCGGTGTCGGCACTCGGCAGGCATGCAGgtacgtgcgtgcgtgcgtaAGGGCCACGTCCACGTGCATGCACCGCTCCACCAGCAGCAGGCCAGGCCACCGTGCGTGGTTTGGAGATCGCCGCGCGCATGATTCGGAGATCATTTTGCATCGCATTTGCGATCACACCACGCGCGCGGTCCACAGTTGCGCGTACGTACGTGCTTAATTTTTTGACTAGTTTAGCATAACAAATCTAGTCGCGGTTGGTTTGCAAAGGAGATCAACCGATGATGCATCATCGCCCACCCTTCCTTCCAAGTCCAAAGCAAATTGCCTTCGTATTTTTTTCCCATACGGAAGGGGCAGGGCTGGCCCTGGGGAGGGCCCCAGCCCCGGGCCCTCGGTATCCAGGGCCCCTCAAAAGCTTCCTTGCCATTGGGTCTTTCGCCCGGTGAGTGCAGATGCTTACATACATGTACGCACATTCTTCTCTATGAATACATAcacgcacattttattttagttgagaAATGGCGGGTGATGAATTTGTGCATGTCATGTTTTTTCCTCACAATGGATAAAAATTGAAAACCAGGTTAGTTCTTCTTTTTTCTTGCAAAAATGTGATAAATTTTGCACAAATGAGCTCTTCTGGCGAGCTCTCCGAACCTTGATACACTGCTCAACTTTCCACCTTCTCGTTTGTCTTGTATCTCGTATGTATTGTTGTAATTTCTTTTCACATTTTCATGTCTCTTAGTAGTATTGTTCTAATTGAACTCTTCTTATCCACCTTAGGTGTGTACTGTTTCACTCAAGGTGTATCCCAAAAGAAAAAAGTGTGTATTATTCTTGCATTTCATTGTATCTTTCTTTTAATGAGGACATGGACTCTTCCAAAATGATACATGGCATCTTAGAAAACAAGGAAATAACCATCAGGTCTTTAGAGAACCAAACAAACCCAATCTACAGTACAGCCTGAAGTTATGCCATCGCCGCTCTATTGCTGGAGTCGGCCTGGCATTGTATCATGCGGCCGAGGGAGTCACCCTACTAAGGTCCAGTTGTACCAATGCTACTGTGAAGAAGCGGCCATTGTAGAAGTCTTCTCCCACCGTCGTCCACTCTAGAGAAGAACGCAATGAGGATGGAGAGATCACCAATGCGAGGAGAAGGGTGCATATGTTGTGTCGGTTCTCAGTGGTGTTTCATTTTTTTTACCGTGTAATTCTCTAGTTGTTGTCTTTATACTACCTACCTTGGGTAGTTGGGGCAAATAGTGTAGTTCCCGAATTGTTATTTTTGCACAGTCTTACATGCAGATTTTTTTTTTTGGAGTGCATCGATTAAATCTTGCACTGCTTTTTGTAGGGGTATATCTTGCACTGTTTTGTGTATGGTTTACCATGAGTATACCTTGTGTCTAACAAACCATCTAACGAACTCCTCTAAAAATACTATATGCAATGAATTAAAAAATATCTTAAAAAATACTATATGCAACCAATTAAAAAAACACTATGAGTGTGGTTGGAGCCGAAATATTTTTCCTAAATCTCTCTCCTTTCTCGCGTGTGAATCTTCGTCTTTGAAAATGTTTGAGCTGAAATTAAAGTTTTGCTTCAAGTACCAAATGGAACTCTTAATGAAAAATATTTGGGCATGCCTTCCAATGTGGGATCTTCAAAGAATGGAGCTTTTAAATTTTTGAAAGATAGATCATGGAGCAAAATCCAGAGATGGATTGAGAAAACTTTGTGTACGGCGCGTAAGGAGGTTCAGATTAAATCAGTGGCTCAAGCGGTGCCAGTCTTTTCTATGTCTAGTTTCAAACTTCCGAGTGTTATGTTAACACCTGAATATGCTCATAAGAAAGTTTTGGTGGGGCAGTAAGGATGGCCATCGGAAGCCAAGTTGGGTCTCTTGGAAAGACATGACACAACCCAAATCTGTGAGAGGTCTAGGTTTTAAGGATTTCGAGCTATTTAATCTCACGATGCTTGCAAAGTAGGGCTGGCAAATCCTACAACAACCAGATTCTTTGAGCGTGCGAATCCTCAAAGGTGTTTACTTCCCAATCACAACTTTATTGTAGGCGCAATTGGGATCCCACCCAAGCCAGATTTGGATATCTATTATGGAGGGGATGGATGTATTGAAACAGGGCCTTATTAAGCGGATAGGCAATGGAAACTCCACGTATGTTTGGTTGGAAAATTAGATACCAAGAGATGAAATGTTGCACTCTGCAGcaaagtagtgaatccacccagGCTGGCTTCTGAATTTTTTCATCATACTTTGGCCTCATGGGATAGACACAAGGTCGAACAGACTTTTATGCCAATGGATGTGCGAGTGATCCTGGCAATTCCTCTCTGCATAAGAAACATTGAGGACTACTGGGCGTGGCACTTTGAAAGAAATGGAAATTTCTCAGTTCGTTCGGTCTACAGGATGCTAGTGATAACGTGGCAGTGAGGCATGGCTTGAAGGATCAACGGGCCCTTCCAGCACATGCAATGAGGAAAACTCATGGAAACTTCTTTGGAATACTCAAGTGCCAGCGAAGATCGATCAGGATGTTCCTGTGGCATTTGGCGAGACATTCTCTACCCACAGAAGACTTGAGAGCGCACCACAACATGTCTACCACAAGCTCATGCGAGTTGTGCGGCTCACATGATTCATGGAGACATTCACTCCTCGAGTGCTCAACGTCGAGATGTGTATGGGCCCTGGATAAAGGAGACACCATAGATCGATGATAGCCACAACGGAGCCTGCGTGCTAAGCAATGGATCACCTCGTTGATGATCAGCTTTTCCCACAATGATTTTGTCCGAATGGCGGTATCACTATGGGCGATATGGTCAGCTCGCCACAAATTTATACATGAAGGGATCATTCAGACCTGCATGCTATACACTTGTTTGTAGACCAATTTCTCTCATCCTGGAATTGATCAATGCAAGGCCGCAGTCACACTTGCAAAGAGCACCCGCAAGAGCTATAACATCACATGCAAGACCCTCGGCACCACCACCTAGGCATGCATGCAAAAATTCGATGAACCTTCTTGCAAATTTGATGAACCCTTTTCAAatttgattaacatttttttaaaatttaagacattttttctaattcgatgaaacttttttaaattttatgaacattttcaaattcaatgcattttttaaaattttctGAACTTTATTCAAATTTgctgaacttttttcaaaatcgatgaactttttctaaGAACAAGAGTACATACTGTAGCAAACCAGTTGTTTTTTTTCTAAGAAAAACAGGCCATACTTTAGCAATTATTAGAATGAAGAAAAAACACAAGTGATCGAGCGGGAGCCAGCGAGCATTGCTGGGCCAGGCCCATGCAAGCGACACAGAAACACCAATCTCGCCGTTTCTCATAGAAACACAAAATTCCCCATCTCGCCGCCGCTCACTGTTCGCCACCGCCTGCCGCCGTTCCCCGCGCCGCGCCACCTCCCCTATCGCCCCGTCGCAGTTCCCCTCGCCCGCGGCTCCCAtaaccgcgcgccgccgccgccgccgcgcttaGTTTCTGCTCCCATAACCGCGCGTCgcattttttaaaatttgaagacaatttttcaaattcgatgaaccttttttcaaattcgatgcatttttttcaaattcactaaaccttttcaaattcaatgtactttttttcaaattctatGAACTTTTCTCTAGGAAAAAGAGCACATACTGTAGCAAACCAACTTGTTTTTCCTAAGAACTAGAacaatgcccgtgcattgcaacgggatATAAATATTCTAGTATGTTAACTTGTGGTTTAATTGTCAATAATAATGCGATTGTGTAAATAAATTTTTTCATCAAATTATGACCATGAATTACCTTATATTTTGATTAGAAGTTTGATAAGTAAATTAAAATGGAATTGGTCCAaaaagtaaattaaggtgattgattATCATATACATGGAAAAGTTGGACGAAGGGGTGGTTGAAAGAAAGGTGAAATGGGAATCTTACGTTCTTTttaagtagtagagatagagatagagaaaACGGTCAATACTGTAGCAGTTTTTAGAATGAAGGAAAAGAAGTGATCGAGCGGGCAGCTAGCGAGCGAGCGGCGGCAACGGGCAGCTAGCGTTGCCGACACAGCGGGCGCTGGCGGCCATCCCCCACCCCCCTCAAAATCTTTTCCCATCTCGCCGTTTCTCAAAGAAACACAAAATTCCCCATCTCGCCGCCGCTCACCGTTCGCCCACCGCGTGCCGCCGTTCCCCGCGCCGCGCCACCTCACCTATCGCCCCGTCGCAGTTCCCCTTGCCCGCGGCTCCCAcaaccgcgcgccgccgccgccgccgccgccgccgcgcttaGTTTCTGCCCCACCAGAGGCCAGCGATGGCCGCGTCCGAGAGCTCACTGACGAGGACCGCCTCGACCTGCGCCCCGGAGACTGCGCACGGGTCGCACGTCTTCAAGATCGACGGGTACAGTCTGCACAGGGGCTTCGGGGTCGGCAAGTTCATCCAGTCCGCTACCTTCGCCGTCGGCGGCTACGACTGGTGCCTCCGCTTCTACCCAGACGGCAACAGGGAAGACAGCAATGGCTGGGTGTCGGTCTTCCTCGATCTCAAGACCGAGAACACGGAGGTGAGGGTGCTCTACGATATGTGGCTGGTCGACCAGACCAGAGCGGCTCCGCTGCCGCAGCCTTATGCCCGGCCAAACCCTAGCGAGAGAGACCTGTCCGTTTTTGACACCCGTGACAATGCAGCCGCGAGCTGGGGCTTTACCAAATTCCGGAGGAAGAGTGAACTTGGAGAGTGGATTGTGGACGACTTTCTTGGCATCCAGTGCAATCTTACGGTGATCAAGTTCAAGGAGGCGCAGGTGGAGGAGGTCGAGACGAATGCTGTGGTCCAAGTGCCGCCGTCCGATCCGTTTGATAATCTCAGCAGCTTGCTGGAGGCCACAGAGGGGGCTGATGTCTCTTTCAATGTGAAGCATGAGGTTTTCTCAGCTCATAAGATAATCCTCGCGATGCGTTCAGCGGTCTTCAGGGCAGAGTTCTACGGGCCAATGAGGGACGAACAAAGGCGCAACATAACTGTTGAAGATATGCAGCCTGCTGCT
This sequence is a window from Aegilops tauschii subsp. strangulata cultivar AL8/78 chromosome 7, Aet v6.0, whole genome shotgun sequence. Protein-coding genes within it:
- the LOC109751965 gene encoding BTB/POZ and MATH domain-containing protein 1-like — translated: MAASESSLTRTASTCAPETAHGSHVFKIDGYSLHRGFGVGKFIQSATFAVGGYDWCLRFYPDGNREDSNGWVSVFLDLKTENTEVRVLYDMWLVDQTRAAPLPQPYARPNPSERDLSVFDTRDNAAASWGFTKFRRKSELGEWIVDDFLGIQCNLTVIKFKEAQVEEVETNAVVQVPPSDPFDNLSSLLEATEGADVSFNVKHEVFSAHKIILAMRSAVFRAEFYGPMRDEQRRNITVEDMQPAAFRGLLHFIYKDLLPPMDELNDEEYEEMLRHFLVAADRYAMERMKLMCESKLCEVLCADTVATTLALADQHHCSQLKDACIEFMNSSNIIGDVVASKGYEQLKRECPTIIADIWEKAAKSRKI